TCCAAAATTGCCAAAAACCTTATGCTAAGCAAAAACTTCATTTAAGCTTAATGCTCTTTTTAACTCCTGCACGAATGCCAGATAATTCACCACTATAACGTTGCTCTTCTTTACGAACTTCACGAACCTGGCCTCTTCTTCGAATTTTGGCTCTTCTGAACTTCTCCCTGTGTTTCACTCTGGGATTGCGGTCAATCTTCTTTCTCCTAGGAGTAAGTCCCCTATTTTTAGCAATTTGATAGGTAATGGCTCTCTTTGCATTTTGATCTTCAACAGCCTGTTCTTCAgtgctattttcttctttctttctctttagctTTTGcctgtcttctatttctttataatacTTCAGTTTAGCTTCTTCATCAAAATCAGAATCATCAGAAAGATCTGTAACAGCACAGGCAGCCGCAGAAGTCTTTGAAACAGACTTTGGTTTGGGTTTGGTGGATTTTGCTTTCGGAATCAGTTCTTTCTTTACAGCATCATCCTTAAGTGTCAACAGATGACGAATTTCTGAGGCCAGCTTCTGATCCACAACTGACAGCTTGTTGATCAAATTTCGGTAGGTAACAAGCCTTTCTATGACAGGATGTCCATGTGCTGGGACTCTCCTAGCTTTCAGGATCAAATAAAAACTGATGTTCGAACAATAATTCAAGTAGAGGTTGTACTTGGTCCTCAAATATTGGCTTCCTTTTCCAGGTGGAATGATCCCTTGTTCCACCAACTGTAACAATGGCTCCAGCTCATCCTTCACCTCTGTCAACTTGACTTTCAGGTCTTCTATCAGCTCCAAGAGTTCTGGTGATTCCTTTCGCACCATTTTCAGCTTCTCCTTCACTGAAACTTTAGCCAAATCCTTCACGACCCGTGTCTCAGCCTCATCTACCTGAGGCACTGGTTTTGCAAAGGCCTCAACCCAGGCGACACCAAAATCATCCTCTTGCAGCGCCTGGGCTAGGCGCCGCTGAATGATctgtgcctcctcct
This portion of the Rhinopithecus roxellana isolate Shanxi Qingling chromosome 2, ASM756505v1, whole genome shotgun sequence genome encodes:
- the UTP3 gene encoding something about silencing protein 10; translated protein: MVGRSLRRGAAKWAAVRAKAGPTLTDDNEDDLGLPPSPGDTSYYQDQVDDFHEARSRAALAKGWNEVQSGDEEDGEEEEEEVLALDIDDEDDEDGGSAGEEEENADDDGGSSVQSDAEASVDPSLSWGQRKKLYYDTDYGSKSRGRQGQQEAEEEEREEEEEAQIIQRRLAQALQEDDFGVAWVEAFAKPVPQVDEAETRVVKDLAKVSVKEKLKMVRKESPELLELIEDLKVKLTEVKDELEPLLQLVEQGIIPPGKGSQYLRTKYNLYLNYCSNISFYLILKARRVPAHGHPVIERLVTYRNLINKLSVVDQKLASEIRHLLTLKDDAVKKELIPKAKSTKPKPKSVSKTSAAACAVTDLSDDSDFDEEAKLKYYKEIEDRQKLKRKKEENSTEEQAVEDQNAKRAITYQIAKNRGLTPRRKKIDRNPRVKHREKFRRAKIRRRGQVREVRKEEQRYSGELSGIRAGVKKSIKLK